A region of Candidatus Protochlamydia phocaeensis DNA encodes the following proteins:
- a CDS encoding class I SAM-dependent DNA methyltransferase → MTKHTSTSWESSGQWYDQTVGEQGHYYHQTLIIPNLLKSFHFKDNQPASLLDLACGQGVLSRHLPSSVSYVGVDISPQLIASARQYSKQKSHQFLTGDATLPLPTSKKDFTHAAIILALQNIEDPLKVFKNAYDHLQPNASFAIVLNHPCFRIPRQSSWQVDSNNKIQYRRIDRYMSSMKIPIQTHPGKGKTSPQTWSFHHPLSAYSRWLHEAGFSVELIEEWCSNKVSEGKAAKMENRSREEIPLFMLLLARKKTF, encoded by the coding sequence ATGACAAAGCACACATCTACTTCCTGGGAATCCAGCGGCCAATGGTATGATCAAACGGTTGGCGAACAAGGACACTACTACCATCAAACCTTGATCATTCCCAACTTATTAAAATCATTTCATTTTAAGGATAATCAGCCTGCCTCTCTGCTTGATTTGGCTTGCGGCCAAGGGGTGCTTAGTCGCCATCTTCCTTCTTCTGTTTCTTATGTCGGCGTCGATATTTCTCCTCAATTGATTGCTTCGGCCCGCCAGTACAGCAAGCAAAAATCCCATCAATTTCTGACAGGCGATGCGACCCTTCCCCTTCCCACGTCTAAAAAAGACTTTACCCATGCCGCCATTATTTTAGCTTTGCAAAACATCGAAGATCCTTTAAAGGTCTTTAAGAATGCTTATGATCACTTGCAGCCAAACGCATCTTTTGCGATTGTTCTCAATCACCCCTGTTTCCGTATTCCCCGCCAATCTTCTTGGCAGGTTGATTCCAACAATAAAATCCAATACAGACGAATTGATCGCTATATGTCTTCAATGAAAATTCCCATTCAGACTCATCCGGGAAAAGGCAAAACTTCCCCTCAAACGTGGTCCTTCCACCATCCCTTGTCCGCCTATAGCCGATGGCTGCATGAAGCAGGCTTCTCAGTGGAACTCATTGAAGAGTGGTGCTCTAATAAGGTGAGCGAGGGCAAGGCGGCAAAAATGGAAAATCGCAGCCGAGAAGAGATCCCTCTCTTTATGCTCTTGTTAGCTCGCAAGAAAACCTTTTAA
- a CDS encoding YceG family protein, translated as MAAIGGLMVERYPIQGDMGFLQELDHLTAEIENFQKKIQHPRNDISKKDVNDLLQALKKYNESVNADSLEERKLAQSQNVEINARIEHALDAILSFKKTKAEDVAKKDVDQMIISLFATLGKEVDKFKQNVENLKTKWKIVTSKVQGSQKSKEF; from the coding sequence ATGGCAGCGATAGGAGGATTAATGGTTGAAAGATATCCAATTCAAGGCGATATGGGATTTCTTCAAGAACTTGACCATTTAACAGCAGAAATTGAAAATTTCCAAAAAAAAATCCAGCATCCAAGAAACGATATTTCTAAAAAAGATGTTAACGATCTTTTGCAGGCCCTTAAAAAGTATAATGAGAGCGTAAATGCTGATTCTTTAGAAGAAAGAAAATTGGCGCAATCGCAAAATGTAGAAATTAATGCACGCATTGAGCATGCTCTTGATGCAATTTTATCCTTTAAAAAAACCAAGGCTGAGGATGTAGCTAAAAAAGATGTGGATCAAATGATTATTAGTTTATTTGCCACCTTGGGAAAGGAAGTGGATAAGTTTAAGCAAAACGTAGAAAATTTAAAGACAAAGTGGAAAATAGTGACGAGTAAAGTGCAAGGATCGCAAAAAAGTAAAGAATTCTAA
- a CDS encoding DNA-directed RNA polymerase subunit alpha C-terminal domain-containing protein translates to MNASSDYTNLYSRAYTHPGLCDIYKIETIDLSTIRRLNITESVGPAVKNPSSPLKPHHDCWKEPDQLAFNFLGQPSKAQSWVLDEPIQLLELPPQAEKALGEQDKCKLRDLMNLRQQDYIFLKGLGQGHIDEVKSKLENYLNSHYWNESSKINVLSLLRVLLGALNRKAVYLLMDQFGLAEFFPLSTAETLEIRHLPKETQAKMISQIQQELNSPLSKTFAQEALTEIAEALIKPWMKKREGLATSTELNEKLTRLCAGEETWINKIFLFLSHVYLGNKSFFDACLVEAAPQLYCISKEQAYHYRQVVEKADSYFYHPSITYSLEELAYYLYREFALKWDEKPLSFIYRVLEKSPSFSVFQKNVELRIRLY, encoded by the coding sequence ATGAATGCGTCTTCCGATTATACAAATCTATATTCCCGTGCTTATACCCATCCCGGCCTATGTGATATTTATAAAATTGAAACCATTGATTTATCAACAATCCGACGCTTGAATATAACAGAATCTGTTGGCCCTGCTGTCAAAAATCCCTCTTCTCCCTTAAAACCTCATCACGATTGTTGGAAAGAGCCCGACCAACTGGCCTTTAATTTTTTAGGACAGCCGTCAAAAGCCCAATCTTGGGTTTTAGATGAGCCTATCCAATTGTTGGAATTGCCTCCACAAGCAGAAAAAGCGCTAGGCGAGCAGGATAAGTGTAAGCTAAGAGATTTGATGAATCTAAGGCAGCAGGACTATATTTTTTTGAAAGGATTGGGTCAAGGACATATAGATGAGGTTAAAAGCAAGCTGGAAAATTATTTAAATTCTCACTACTGGAATGAGTCTTCTAAAATCAATGTTCTATCATTGCTCCGTGTTTTGCTTGGCGCTCTAAATCGCAAGGCTGTTTACCTATTGATGGATCAATTTGGGCTAGCGGAATTCTTTCCCTTATCTACGGCAGAGACCCTAGAAATAAGACACTTGCCTAAAGAAACGCAGGCAAAGATGATTTCCCAAATCCAACAAGAGTTGAATTCTCCTCTTTCAAAGACATTTGCGCAGGAGGCTTTGACAGAAATTGCGGAAGCGTTAATTAAACCTTGGATGAAAAAAAGAGAGGGTTTAGCAACAAGCACGGAATTAAACGAGAAATTAACGCGCCTTTGTGCCGGAGAAGAAACCTGGATAAATAAAATTTTCTTGTTTTTAAGTCATGTTTATCTAGGCAATAAAAGCTTTTTTGATGCTTGCTTGGTTGAAGCGGCGCCTCAATTATATTGTATAAGTAAAGAACAAGCCTATCATTATCGCCAGGTTGTTGAAAAAGCCGATAGCTATTTTTATCACCCTTCCATCACCTATTCTTTAGAAGAACTCGCCTACTATTTATACCGGGAATTTGCCTTAAAGTGGGATGAAAAGCCCTTGAGTTTTATTTATCGAGTTTTAGAGAAAAGCCCTTCTTTTTCCGTTTTTCAAAAAAACGTTGAGCTTAGGATCCGACTTTACTAA
- a CDS encoding DUF423 domain-containing protein: MDQNAMLSHQHLFLILGALLGFLAVAAGAFGSHLLKARLSPDFLTIFEVAARYQMYHALALVGLAACLGFFSSSWLVAAGWLFFFGTLIFSGSLYILVFSGIKAWGAITPIGGTLLLLGWAGIIIGGFLAKSLL, translated from the coding sequence ATGGATCAAAACGCTATGCTTTCCCACCAACATCTTTTTCTTATTTTAGGCGCATTGCTGGGCTTTCTTGCTGTGGCTGCCGGGGCTTTTGGCTCGCATCTTTTGAAGGCTAGATTATCTCCAGATTTCCTAACTATTTTTGAAGTGGCAGCTCGCTATCAAATGTATCATGCGTTGGCTTTGGTCGGATTGGCTGCTTGCCTAGGTTTTTTCTCTTCGTCTTGGCTAGTAGCGGCTGGCTGGTTATTTTTTTTCGGAACGCTTATTTTCTCTGGCAGTCTTTATATCCTCGTTTTTTCCGGGATAAAAGCTTGGGGGGCAATAACGCCTATTGGCGGCACGCTCTTATTGTTGGGGTGGGCAGGTATCATTATCGGGGGATTTCTGGCAAAAAGTTTGCTTTAA
- the leuS gene encoding leucine--tRNA ligase: MKYDHQQIEAKWQKFWLDNKTFKTENKSEKPKYYVLDMFPYPSGSGLHVGHVEGYTATDILARYMRAKGYNVLHPMGWDSFGLPAEQYAIRTGTHPAQSTKENIDNFRRQLRSLGFSYDWDREIATSDPSYYKWTQWIFTKLYEKGLAYEAEMLVNFCPALGTVLANEEVENGKAKEGGHPVERRPLRQWILKITAYADRLIQDLDLVDWPESLKKLQINWIGKSEGAHVYFMEPTTKEILTVFTTRPDTLFGATYMVLAPEHPLVPRITTPEQREAVEEYQRQVASKSDLDRTELNREKTGVFTGGYAINPVNGKSVPIWISDYVLMTVGTGAIMAVPAHDERDFEFAQVFQLPIVPVYDPKEEEEIVRQDVLNGKKCWPGTGIAINSEHGDLSLNGLTVEEAKRAVIEWLDLNKKGKAATTYKLRDWLFSRQRYWGEPFPLLKFEDGSIRLLGEDELPLCPPELSDYKPSGDGQSPLAKVKEWVEITDPKTGKKVFRETNIMPQWAGSCWYYLRFCDPHNDQQAWNADVEKYWLPVDMYVGGVEHAVLHLLYARFWHKVLYDCGYVHTLEPFQTLRNQGLIVARSYQNSSRAYIDPNDVQEREGKFFDVRTGEELTSQIEKMSKSKLNGVTPDEIIQEYGADALRLYEMFMGPLEKEKIWNTDAVSGCRRFLNRFYDMAFSEKVSNEVSEEALRMGHRLVHGVKKDIESLQFNTAIAKMMEFMNEFTKLPLYPRIVVRMATQALAPFAPHLAEEVWQQLGYEDSLAYALFPEIEEKYLQDEVITYVVQINGKLRGRFELPKDQTQETVLEAARQHPHIKQFIEGKEINKVIFVPNKLLNIVLAS; encoded by the coding sequence ATGAAGTACGATCATCAGCAAATAGAAGCCAAGTGGCAAAAATTCTGGCTCGACAATAAAACCTTTAAAACGGAAAACAAGTCAGAGAAGCCTAAATATTATGTCCTTGATATGTTTCCTTATCCTTCAGGATCAGGGCTGCATGTCGGTCATGTCGAGGGCTATACGGCAACGGATATCTTAGCCCGATATATGCGAGCAAAAGGCTATAATGTTTTGCATCCGATGGGATGGGACAGCTTTGGTTTGCCTGCTGAACAGTACGCTATTCGCACAGGCACGCATCCGGCTCAATCGACTAAAGAGAACATTGACAATTTTCGTCGCCAGCTGCGTTCCTTAGGCTTTAGCTATGATTGGGACCGGGAAATTGCAACCAGCGACCCTTCTTATTATAAATGGACGCAATGGATTTTTACTAAGCTCTATGAAAAGGGGCTGGCCTATGAAGCTGAAATGCTTGTCAATTTTTGTCCCGCCCTGGGCACCGTTTTGGCAAATGAAGAGGTTGAAAATGGCAAAGCCAAGGAAGGCGGGCACCCTGTCGAACGCCGTCCTTTGCGTCAATGGATTTTAAAAATTACGGCCTATGCGGATCGCCTTATTCAAGACTTGGACTTGGTTGATTGGCCCGAAAGCTTGAAGAAGCTTCAAATTAATTGGATCGGCAAAAGCGAAGGCGCCCATGTGTATTTTATGGAGCCGACCACTAAAGAAATATTGACTGTTTTTACAACCCGCCCAGACACTCTATTCGGTGCGACTTATATGGTGCTGGCTCCCGAACATCCGTTGGTGCCCCGCATCACGACTCCGGAGCAGCGGGAGGCTGTGGAAGAGTATCAGAGGCAAGTGGCAAGCAAGAGCGATTTAGATCGAACGGAGCTTAATCGAGAGAAAACTGGGGTTTTTACAGGGGGCTATGCAATTAATCCCGTCAATGGCAAATCCGTTCCTATTTGGATTTCCGATTATGTGTTAATGACGGTTGGGACCGGAGCTATTATGGCTGTTCCTGCCCACGATGAGCGCGACTTTGAATTTGCCCAGGTGTTCCAGCTTCCCATTGTTCCCGTTTATGATCCGAAAGAAGAAGAGGAGATAGTTCGTCAAGACGTGTTGAATGGAAAAAAATGCTGGCCAGGGACAGGCATAGCAATCAACAGCGAACATGGCGACTTGTCTTTAAATGGCTTAACTGTGGAAGAGGCAAAAAGGGCCGTTATTGAATGGCTAGATCTCAATAAAAAGGGAAAGGCCGCAACAACTTATAAGCTTCGCGATTGGCTGTTTTCCCGCCAGCGCTATTGGGGAGAACCCTTCCCCCTTTTAAAATTTGAAGATGGAAGCATCCGTTTGCTGGGAGAAGATGAATTGCCGCTTTGTCCTCCCGAGCTTTCCGACTATAAACCAAGCGGCGATGGGCAAAGTCCGCTTGCCAAAGTCAAAGAGTGGGTAGAAATTACCGATCCCAAAACCGGCAAGAAGGTATTCCGCGAAACGAATATTATGCCTCAATGGGCAGGCTCTTGCTGGTATTATCTGCGCTTTTGCGATCCTCACAATGACCAGCAAGCATGGAACGCCGATGTAGAAAAATATTGGTTGCCCGTCGATATGTATGTAGGGGGAGTCGAGCATGCAGTTCTTCACTTGCTGTATGCGCGATTCTGGCACAAAGTTCTGTACGATTGCGGTTATGTCCATACATTGGAGCCTTTCCAAACTCTTCGCAACCAAGGCTTAATTGTCGCCCGTTCTTATCAAAATAGCTCTCGAGCGTACATAGATCCAAACGATGTGCAGGAAAGAGAGGGCAAATTCTTTGATGTCCGCACCGGAGAAGAGCTGACAAGCCAAATTGAGAAAATGTCTAAATCAAAACTCAATGGCGTTACGCCGGATGAAATTATTCAGGAATATGGAGCGGATGCCCTGCGCTTATATGAAATGTTTATGGGGCCCTTAGAAAAAGAGAAAATTTGGAATACCGATGCCGTCTCTGGATGCAGACGTTTCCTCAACCGTTTCTATGATATGGCCTTCTCGGAAAAGGTATCCAATGAGGTGTCGGAAGAGGCGTTAAGGATGGGCCACCGGCTTGTTCATGGAGTGAAAAAAGATATTGAATCGCTCCAGTTCAATACGGCCATTGCTAAAATGATGGAATTCATGAATGAATTTACCAAGCTGCCGCTTTATCCCCGCATTGTCGTTCGCATGGCTACACAAGCGCTAGCGCCGTTTGCCCCGCATTTAGCAGAGGAGGTTTGGCAGCAGCTTGGTTATGAAGATTCGCTTGCTTATGCCCTTTTTCCAGAAATAGAGGAAAAATATTTGCAAGATGAAGTGATTACCTATGTCGTTCAAATCAATGGAAAGTTGCGCGGCCGTTTCGAATTGCCAAAAGATCAAACGCAAGAGACAGTTTTAGAGGCAGCTCGCCAGCATCCTCATATTAAGCAATTCATCGAAGGAAAAGAGATCAACAAAGTCATCTTTGTTCCGAATAAATTGCTTAACATTGTTTTAGCGTCTTAG
- a CDS encoding adenylate kinase has translation MLESARPFNAPHSSPQTSLVLVLLGPPGSGKGTQAKRLAQDYQIPHISTGDLFRENMTLGTPIGLRAKSFIQSGQLVPDEIVLDMLFDRIARPDCMRGYLLDGFPRTVSQANQLAVHRNVKVPFFVLCLDVPDEVIIKRAEGRLVCKQCGVIYNRDISPPVHAGICDKCGGEVYRRADDAPEVVMERLKVYHQQTQPLIQYYDEQGLLTSFDGNQPPDVVHAELKRFIDDAVRL, from the coding sequence ATGTTAGAAAGTGCACGACCTTTTAATGCTCCGCATAGTAGTCCGCAAACCTCTCTCGTTTTGGTTCTCCTCGGTCCGCCTGGATCGGGCAAGGGAACTCAAGCTAAGCGTTTAGCGCAAGATTATCAAATTCCCCATATTTCTACTGGCGATTTATTCCGGGAGAATATGACGCTTGGAACGCCGATTGGGTTGCGAGCTAAAAGTTTTATTCAATCCGGTCAATTGGTCCCAGATGAGATTGTTTTAGATATGCTATTTGATCGGATAGCTAGGCCAGATTGCATGCGTGGGTATTTACTGGATGGATTTCCGCGTACTGTTTCGCAAGCTAATCAGCTTGCGGTTCATCGCAATGTGAAAGTGCCTTTTTTTGTTCTATGTTTAGACGTACCGGATGAAGTCATTATTAAGCGGGCAGAAGGACGGCTAGTCTGCAAGCAATGCGGGGTCATTTATAACCGGGATATATCGCCGCCCGTTCATGCCGGTATTTGTGATAAATGCGGTGGAGAAGTCTATAGGCGGGCTGACGATGCACCAGAAGTGGTGATGGAAAGATTGAAAGTCTACCATCAGCAAACTCAACCGTTGATTCAATATTATGATGAACAGGGCTTATTAACCTCTTTTGACGGAAACCAGCCTCCCGATGTTGTGCATGCTGAATTAAAAAGATTTATCGATGATGCTGTCAGGCTGTAA
- the ribD gene encoding bifunctional diaminohydroxyphosphoribosylaminopyrimidine deaminase/5-amino-6-(5-phosphoribosylamino)uracil reductase RibD — MHVYFMQQALALAEQARFHAPPNPWVGCVIVKGNQIIGRGYTQPPGQAHAEVKALLEAKEQARGAALYATLEPCSHFGRTPPCVNAIIQAGIKEVYIAQQDPDSRVSGAGIECLRKAGIHVLTGICEQEARAALSSYLHHRRTGLPYTVIKAAMSLDGRTAAADGTSQWITSLEARQDAHLQRAHSQAIIIGSGTALKDKPQLTVRLPSLSLPRQPLRVLLDAKGKTPAEGPLFDCSLAPTLVMTTEQAPMRRREEWERAGAEVMRLSEQKGRINLTDAWKILGKKGILQALVEGGSTLQSALIEAKLLNRLVLYMGPILLGSNGLPLFLNSIPTLQKAPSFKLLSVASLGDCVRADYEPYSI; from the coding sequence ATGCACGTTTATTTTATGCAACAGGCGCTGGCTTTAGCTGAGCAAGCACGCTTTCATGCCCCTCCCAATCCTTGGGTAGGATGCGTCATCGTTAAAGGGAATCAAATTATTGGAAGAGGCTATACGCAACCGCCAGGCCAAGCGCATGCCGAAGTGAAGGCTCTTTTGGAAGCCAAGGAACAAGCACGCGGGGCAGCGCTTTATGCGACTTTAGAGCCTTGCTCGCATTTTGGACGAACGCCTCCTTGCGTGAACGCAATTATTCAAGCAGGCATTAAAGAGGTCTATATTGCCCAGCAAGATCCCGATTCGCGTGTCAGCGGGGCAGGCATTGAATGCTTGCGGAAAGCTGGCATCCACGTATTGACAGGCATTTGCGAGCAAGAAGCCAGAGCGGCGCTATCATCTTATCTTCACCATCGCCGAACCGGTTTGCCCTATACTGTGATCAAAGCAGCCATGAGTCTCGATGGCCGCACAGCGGCTGCGGATGGGACGTCCCAATGGATAACCTCCCTCGAAGCCCGACAAGACGCTCATTTGCAGCGCGCGCATTCCCAAGCCATTATTATCGGCAGCGGAACAGCGCTGAAGGACAAGCCTCAGCTAACCGTCCGCCTCCCCTCTCTTTCGCTTCCACGCCAGCCTTTGCGGGTTCTTTTAGATGCAAAGGGGAAAACGCCCGCTGAAGGCCCCCTTTTCGATTGCAGCTTAGCCCCTACCCTCGTCATGACGACCGAACAAGCGCCTATGAGAAGGCGGGAAGAGTGGGAAAGGGCCGGGGCAGAAGTGATGCGCTTATCCGAACAAAAGGGAAGAATCAATTTAACAGACGCCTGGAAAATATTGGGAAAAAAGGGAATTCTGCAAGCTCTTGTCGAAGGAGGATCGACTTTGCAAAGCGCTTTGATCGAAGCCAAGCTACTCAATCGCCTAGTTTTATATATGGGGCCTATTTTATTGGGCTCAAATGGCCTTCCTCTATTCTTAAACTCCATTCCGACTTTGCAAAAAGCCCCTTCCTTTAAATTACTTTCGGTCGCTTCACTTGGAGATTGCGTGAGGGCCGATTATGAACCTTACTCGATATAA
- a CDS encoding class I SAM-dependent rRNA methyltransferase encodes MQSKGVILKPGKDKAIRHRHHWIFSGAVQSFPSFKEGDFLPVYASDGQFLGSGYFNRQSGIVGRMVAFDQTPPLQKIEQHLLSAWELRKNWFDLNVTNAFRLINGEGDGLPGLIIDVYDQVFVIQCSTKGMDKLKPWLVETLNKHFHPKTIYEKSLLPSRKEEGLKDEQGFLAGEEKEEVSFKENGLIFTTNLAHSQKTGFFLDHREMRQWIGTLAKGKSVLNAFSYTGGFSVYALAGEAQLVDSVDISQEAIETAKRHATLNQLDKQSQHYYCADVFAFLREHSLDYDLVILDPPAFAKRQKDIVAACRGYKDINRLAMQKMPARSLLLTCSCSHYVNEDLFQKVLFQAAWEAKRFVRIIGRHRLAIDHPINLYHPESHYLKSFLLYIE; translated from the coding sequence ATGCAGTCAAAAGGCGTCATCCTTAAACCCGGCAAAGACAAAGCTATCCGCCATCGCCATCATTGGATTTTTTCCGGAGCCGTTCAATCTTTTCCTTCTTTTAAAGAGGGAGATTTTTTGCCCGTTTATGCTTCCGATGGGCAGTTTCTAGGCAGCGGCTATTTTAATCGGCAGTCCGGTATTGTGGGAAGAATGGTCGCTTTCGATCAAACGCCTCCCTTGCAAAAGATAGAGCAGCATTTGTTATCTGCTTGGGAGCTGAGAAAAAATTGGTTTGATCTCAATGTGACAAATGCCTTTCGGTTGATCAATGGAGAAGGCGACGGGTTGCCCGGACTGATCATTGATGTGTATGATCAAGTCTTTGTCATTCAATGTTCTACAAAAGGCATGGATAAGTTAAAGCCTTGGCTGGTTGAGACATTGAACAAGCATTTCCATCCTAAAACCATTTATGAAAAATCCTTGCTACCTTCGCGCAAAGAAGAAGGCTTAAAGGATGAGCAAGGGTTCTTAGCCGGAGAAGAAAAAGAAGAGGTGAGTTTTAAAGAGAATGGACTAATTTTTACAACCAACCTGGCCCATTCGCAAAAAACGGGTTTCTTTCTTGATCACCGTGAAATGCGCCAATGGATCGGAACGTTGGCAAAAGGCAAAAGCGTCCTCAATGCTTTCTCTTATACCGGAGGGTTTAGCGTCTATGCCTTAGCAGGGGAAGCCCAGTTGGTGGATTCCGTTGATATTTCCCAAGAGGCTATCGAAACTGCTAAGCGGCATGCTACGTTGAATCAATTGGATAAGCAAAGCCAGCATTATTACTGCGCCGATGTTTTCGCTTTTTTACGCGAACATTCCTTGGATTACGATCTCGTTATTTTGGATCCCCCGGCATTCGCTAAAAGGCAAAAAGATATTGTAGCCGCCTGTAGAGGGTATAAAGACATTAATCGTTTGGCGATGCAGAAAATGCCTGCCCGCTCGTTGCTTCTTACATGCTCCTGCTCGCATTATGTTAACGAAGATTTATTTCAAAAAGTGCTTTTTCAGGCAGCTTGGGAGGCAAAGCGGTTCGTGCGCATCATTGGACGCCACCGCCTGGCGATTGATCATCCGATTAATCTTTATCATCCCGAAAGCCATTACCTGAAAAGCTTTCTGCTTTATATCGAGTAA
- a CDS encoding YbhB/YbcL family Raf kinase inhibitor-like protein, which yields MIIESVFEYQQPIPSKYTCSGENISPPLKFLQIPQHAQSLVLIVDDPDAPHGVFDHWIIWNISPHVTQLSEGAPELKRLSPHPIEAKNGFGKKGYGGPCPPPGKPHRYFFKLYALDVPLALSEASSKKDVEQAMKGHVIEQAELMGTYQR from the coding sequence ATGATTATTGAATCTGTTTTCGAATATCAGCAGCCTATTCCCTCTAAATATACGTGTAGTGGAGAAAATATTTCTCCTCCTCTTAAATTTCTACAAATTCCGCAGCATGCCCAAAGCTTAGTTCTCATCGTCGATGATCCGGATGCCCCTCATGGAGTATTTGATCATTGGATCATTTGGAATATTTCGCCTCATGTAACTCAGCTTTCCGAAGGGGCTCCAGAACTCAAACGTTTAAGCCCGCATCCCATTGAAGCGAAGAATGGATTCGGTAAGAAAGGGTATGGTGGGCCTTGTCCGCCTCCCGGCAAGCCCCATCGTTACTTTTTTAAGCTTTATGCTTTAGATGTTCCGCTTGCTCTTTCTGAAGCGTCCAGTAAGAAAGACGTTGAGCAGGCAATGAAAGGACATGTCATTGAGCAAGCGGAGCTAATGGGGACATATCAACGCTAA